In one window of Anaerolineales bacterium DNA:
- a CDS encoding thiolase domain-containing protein (Catalyzes the synthesis of acetoacetyl coenzyme A from two molecules of acetyl coenzyme A. It can also act as a thiolase, catalyzing the reverse reaction and generating two-carbon units from the four-carbon product of fatty acid oxidation) has protein sequence MTLGASADLNESVIVAGVGMMPVGEHWDVSLRRLALGAIERAQQDAGGLQPQALYVGNMYAPALSGQTHLGVLIADFIGQRGIEAAAFEAAGASGGVAFRQGYLAVLSGQVDCALVVGVEKVTDRTGPLVDSAIAMSVDADHEAIQGVTPAAQAALLMRRYLLEASAPETALAPFPLQAHQNAVSNPYAIYRRAITLQDYSQAAPVSPPVRQMDAAPIADGAAAVFLTRGSLLPRSAGRPRVVVAGSAVATAPVALHDQPDPLGLPAGSLSFQRALAQAGATPDDLDLFELHDLFSIQAALSLEAAGLAARGQAWRLAGEGAFGRNGTLPILTFGGSKARGDAGGATGVYQLAELTLQLQARAGDNQVPGARVGVAQCIGGAGATVATHVLSRVEG, from the coding sequence ATGACTCTGGGCGCCTCGGCAGATCTCAACGAGAGCGTGATCGTCGCCGGGGTCGGCATGATGCCGGTCGGCGAACATTGGGATGTCTCGCTGCGCCGGCTGGCGCTGGGAGCGATCGAGCGCGCCCAGCAGGATGCCGGCGGGCTGCAGCCCCAGGCGCTGTATGTCGGCAACATGTACGCCCCCGCCCTCTCCGGCCAGACCCACCTTGGAGTGCTGATCGCTGATTTCATCGGCCAGCGCGGCATTGAGGCGGCGGCCTTCGAGGCGGCCGGCGCCTCCGGCGGAGTCGCGTTCCGCCAGGGGTACCTGGCCGTGCTCTCCGGCCAGGTCGATTGCGCCCTGGTGGTCGGGGTCGAGAAGGTGACCGACCGGACCGGCCCCTTGGTCGACTCCGCCATCGCCATGAGCGTCGATGCCGACCATGAGGCCATCCAGGGAGTGACGCCAGCCGCCCAGGCGGCGCTGCTGATGCGGCGCTACCTACTGGAAGCTTCCGCGCCGGAAACGGCCTTGGCGCCCTTCCCTCTGCAGGCTCATCAGAACGCCGTCAGCAACCCGTATGCCATCTACCGTCGAGCGATCACGCTTCAGGACTACTCGCAGGCCGCGCCTGTCAGCCCACCCGTCCGACAGATGGACGCGGCTCCGATCGCCGATGGCGCGGCAGCAGTTTTCCTCACCCGGGGTAGCTTGCTGCCCAGGTCGGCCGGGCGGCCGCGGGTCGTCGTCGCCGGCTCGGCCGTTGCCACGGCGCCGGTGGCGCTGCACGATCAGCCGGATCCGCTGGGCCTGCCCGCCGGGTCGCTGTCGTTCCAACGCGCCCTGGCCCAAGCCGGCGCCACGCCGGATGACCTGGACCTGTTCGAGCTGCATGACCTGTTCAGCATCCAAGCCGCGCTGTCGCTGGAGGCCGCCGGCCTGGCCGCCCGCGGCCAGGCCTGGCGCCTGGCAGGCGAAGGCGCCTTCGGCCGGAATGGGACGCTGCCCATCCTCACCTTCGGCGGCTCAAAGGCCCGCGGCGACGCCGGCGGGGCCACCGGGGTGTACCAGCTGGCGGAACTGACGCTCCAGCTCCAGGC